In Carassius carassius chromosome 7, fCarCar2.1, whole genome shotgun sequence, one genomic interval encodes:
- the LOC132143289 gene encoding G2/M phase-specific E3 ubiquitin-protein ligase-like, whose translation MAEVDEAAAGALQQAIGVLRNILSSPETVTSLASSLERPNTGSSARSTTYSTVESEMRTLFRPGSSVGALAGQAANVTQGQTGGLRQSMRYQTQKHFGSWSSRSRKRAKTQFHDTFNKYVILLPTPSSSVVVKHRIKQQLHEQGHILNGFEFQKSWDHRTVTEQIRDAFGEKLSANVSIEFLMACGHKLITPKLRAGQELDASLIHIVYKSKALYIRPSKPILVEEDSYCSEESNCEENSGSARQRRSSSLTQNRHSDSFTSLMASGSPPNCTLEVQPFASSHVSGALFSQTPALTNQRSNSPNHSSNSTSYLSSQLPVCSLEICPSTSQPITSSFRGTISVNPPLVDLTGQSFSSSPNQSSSFALASTYDSYLSVMSALSDMSSDDEELNQAILASLQSERQATGCPVPAKDILQDLAKKINHQKKCKFNINRYTVLDGAIRGFKRGTYDPCHTISVRFSDDMGIPEEAVDLGGPRREFLRLLIEALLQSSMFEGDEDKMNLALDSTAMREDRYFIAGRAIAVSLVHGGPPPGFLSPTLFSSLVDGPELAKPGLEDIADKDLHEKIKRITESKSFEELLASTEPLEEYLATAGCLKPLRRMEDKNQLVDDILMFQVIHRVRGPFERFRDGLKTLGVLDKIQAHPESFRPLLCWSPTTLTADLVDNLFTIRLSPVGSNRRHTEEVVVPFWRDYLTDAEDQEGTQKLETILAFATGANTVPPIGFFPQPSVEFLHREHDAESTSKLPIANTCINCLKLPLHTTYRDFQENMDFALGNTHGFGIK comes from the exons atggctgaggtagatgaggCAGCCGCTGGAGCACTTCAGCAAGCTATTGGggttttaagaaatattttatcATCTCCTGAAACGGTTACATCTTTGGCCTCGTCCCTTGAGCGACCAAATACAGGCTCATCTGCACGTAGTACTACATACAGCACGGTGGAAAGTGAGATGAGGACACTTTTCAGGCCTGGCAGCTCAGTCGGTGCTTTGGCAGGTCAAGCTGCTAACGTTACTCAAGGCCAAACTGGAGGATTGCGGCAATCTATGCGATATCAGACTCAAAAACACTTCGGCAGCTGGAGCTCCCGGTCAAGGAAAAG GGCCAAAACACAGTTCCACGATACATTCAACAAATATGTCATCCTTCTTCCAACGCCATCAAGCAGTGTTGTTGTCAAGCATCGCATAAAGCAACAGTTACATGAACAAGGACATATATTGAATGGATTTGAATTCCAGAAATCCTGGGACCATAGGACTGTCACTGAACAAATAAGGGATGCCTTTGGAGAAAAGCTCTCTGCTAATGTGAG CATAGAGTTTCTGATGGCATGTGGCCACAAATTGATTACACCCAAACTGCGTGCTGGACAGGAGCTGGATGCGAGTCTCATACATATAGTATATAAATCAAAAGCCCTGTACATTAGACCATCAAAGCCAATTTTGGTAG AAGAGGACA GCTATTGCAGTGAAGAAAGCAACTGTGAGGAAAACAGTGGTTCAGCGAGGCAGCGGCGCTCCTCATCTTTAACACAAAATAGACACTCTGACAGTTTCACCAGTCTAATGGCCTCTGGCTCCCCACCGAACTGTACTCTTGAAGTTCAACCTTTTGCCTCATCACATGTGTCTGGTGCATTATTCTCTCAAACTCCTGCCTTGACCAATCAAAGAAGTAACTCACCCAACCACAGCAGCAATTCGACAAGCTATTTGTCTAGTCAACTGCCAGTGTGCTCACTGGAAATCTGCCCTTCCACCAGTCAGCCTATTACCTCATCATTTAGAGGAACTATTTCAGTTAATCCGCCTCTGGTGGATCTTACTGGCCAAAGTTTCTCAAGCTCACCCAACCAGAGCAGCAGTTTCGCATTAGCCTCTACCTATGATAGCTACCTTTCAGTAATGTCTGCACTCTCTGACATGTCTTCTGATGATGAGGAGTTAAACCAGGCCATACTAGCAAGCCTGCAGAGTGAAAG ACAGGCCACAGGATGTCCAGTGCCAGCGAAAGATATTTTGCAagatcttgcaaaaaaaatcaaCCATCAGAAGAAATGCAAGTTTAATATTAACCGATACACAGTCCTGGATGGAGCCATCAGAGGTTTTAAACGAGGAACATACGATCCATGTCACACTATTTCTGTCAGGTTTTCTGATGATATGGGCATACCTGAGGAGGCTGTGGACTTAGGTGGACCGAGAAGAGAATTTCTAAGACTTCTAATAGAGGCTTTGCTGCAATCTTCAATGTTTGAGGGAGACGAAGATAAAATGAACTTGGCCCTTGACAGTACTG CCATGAGAGAGGACAGGTACTTCATTGCAGGAAGAGCTATAGCAGTAAGCCTTGTACACGGCGGTCCTCCGCCAGGCTTTCTGTCCCCAACTCTGTTCTCTTCCCTTGTTGATGGCCCAGAATTGGCTAAGCCAGGTTTAGAAGATATTGCAGATAAAGACCtgcatgaaaaaattaaaagg ATCACTGAGAGTAAATCATTTGAAGAGCTGCTAGCATCAACTGAGCCACTTGAGGAGTATTTGGCCACTGCTGGCTGCCTGAAGCCGCTGCGGAGGATGGAAGACAAGAATCAGCTTGTAGATGACATCCTGATGTTCCAAGTGATACACAGAGTGCGTGGTCCTTTTGAGAG ATTTCGGGATGGACTGAAAACACTTGGTGTGCTGGACAAAATACAAGCTCACCCAGAGAGTTTTCGCCCCCTTCTATGCTGGTCTCCTACAACCCTCACAGCTGATCTGGTTGATAACCTCTTTACCATTCGCCTATCTCCAGTTGGCAGCAATAGAAGGCATACTGAAGAAGTTGTTGTTCCTTTCTGGAGAGACTACCTTACAGATGCAGAAG ATCAAGAAGGAACACAGAAGCTGGAAACAATTCTTGCCTTTGCCACTGGAGCCAATACTGTTCCACCAATTGGCTTCTTTCCACAACCTTCAGTTGAATTTCTTCACCGAGAGCATGATGCAGAAAGCACCTCTAAACTGCCTATTGCAAACACCTGCATCAATTGTTTAAAATTACCACTGCACACCACCTACAGAGACTTTCAGGAAAACATGGACTTTGCATTGGGAAATACCCATggttttggcataaaataa